A genomic region of Cuculus canorus isolate bCucCan1 chromosome 24, bCucCan1.pri, whole genome shotgun sequence contains the following coding sequences:
- the LOC128854393 gene encoding transmembrane protein C1orf162 homolog, which translates to MGGGSSKEKAVTTPAPISTAVTVHTTVYTTMTTADFKASEVKCWIDNHEILYISLVFLSGVLLTVLVFAVICLCRKKCKRSHHSSEEQSPSQTVTEESANNTQSEVAYTSLVFRKSSTLMAV; encoded by the exons ATGGGAGGTggatcttcaaaagaaaaagcag TTACAACACCTGCGCCCATTTCAACTGCTGTTACTGTACACACCACTGTATATACCACCATGACCACAGCTGACTTTAAAGCTTCAGAAGTTAAATGCTGGATTGATAA CCATGAAATTCTCTACATCTCACTAGTCTTTCTCTCTGGTGTCCTGCTGACTGTTCTGGTTTTTGCAGTCATCTGTCTCTGCAGGAAAA agTGCAAGAGATCCCACCACAGTTCAGAGGAGCAAAGTCCCTCCCAGACGGTGACTGAGGAATCTGCCAACAACACCCAG AGTGAAGTTGCCTACACCTCTCTGGTATTCAGGAAGAGCTCGACGCTGATGGCCGTGTAG
- the LOC104060027 gene encoding adenosine receptor A3-like isoform X2, translating to MLDLATASVQLHRSKPLMSLSILLSHANSAMNPIVYSFKIQKFKETYAFILRTYILLQKSEMTVSSVERTAEQPGPSTS from the exons ATGCTGGATCTAGCCACAGCCAGTGTCCAGCTGCATCGCTCCAAG CCGCTgatgtccctgagcatcctgCTGTCTCACGCCAACTCTGCCATGAACCCCATCGTCTACTCcttcaaaatacagaagttcAAAGAAACATACGCTTTCATTCTGAGGACTTACATCCTGCTCCAGAAGTCGGAGATGACTGTTTCTAGCGTGGAGCGCACAGCAGAGCAGCCGGGACCAAGCACCAGCTGA
- the LOC104060026 gene encoding adenosine receptor A3-like — MTWVVFPNRYKIITTERRVRWALGLCWSVSLLAGLVPMFGWNKAEPRNSGFLRCRFTSVMKMEYMVYFGFFTWTLVPLLIMCALYIEIFNIIRTKLHQGSTSVRGAGGFYGQEFKTAKSLTLVLFLFAVSWLPLCIINCVSYFYPKCQIPKYLMYLGIVLSHANSAMNPIVYACKIKKFKTTYLFILRTYILCKKPDPVLTEQKPDQQS, encoded by the coding sequence ATGACCTGGGTTGTCTTCCCCAACAGATATAAAATAATCACTACAGAGAGAAGAGTCCGGTGGGCGCTAGGTTTGTGCTGGTCTGTGTCCCTGCTGGCAGGATTAGTCCCCATGTTTGGGTGGAACAAGGCAGAACCAAGAAACTCTGGCTTTCTCAGGTGTCGCTTCACCTCTGTGATGAAGATGGAATACATGGTGTACTTTGGCTTCTTCACATGGACCCTGGTCCCTCTGCTCATCATGTGCGCTCTGTACATTGAAATCTTTAACATTATCCGGACAAAGCTACATCAAGGTTCAACCAGTGTGAGAGGGGCAGGAGGTTTTTATGGACAGGAGTTCAAGACAGCCAAATCTCTAACACTTGTTCTCTTCCTGTTTGCTGTATCCTGGTTGCCTCTGTGCATTATAAACTGTGTTTCCTACTTTTATCCTAAATGTCAGATCCCCAAGTATTTGATGTACTTGGGAATTGTGTTATCCCATGCCAATTCTGCCATGAATCCCATTGTCTATGCTTGCAAGATAAAAAAGTTCAAAACCACataccttttcattttaaggaCCTATATCCTCTGCAAAAAACCAGACCCGGTTCTTACAGAGCAAAAACCAGACCAGCAGTCGTAA
- the LOC104060027 gene encoding adenosine receptor A3-like isoform X1, which yields MLGLCWLMSVLVGLIPMLGWNQHTGSSGYIECHYLAVMGMDYVVYFSFFTWILLPLLIMCALYTEIFYIMWVKLSLGSASPPGGGTVCGKQYKMAKYMALVLFLFAVSWLPLGILNCVSYFCRSCAIPQPLMSLSILLSHANSAMNPIVYSFKIQKFKETYAFILRTYILLQKSEMTVSSVERTAEQPGPSTS from the coding sequence ATGCTGGGactctgctggctcatgtctGTGCTGGTGGGGCTGATCCCCATGCTGGGGTGGAACCAGCACACGGGCAGCTCTGGTTACATCGAGTGTCACTATTTGGCCGTGATGGGAATGGATTACGTGGTGTATTTCAGCTTCTTCACCTGGATCCTCCTTCCCTTGCTCATCATGTGTGCTCTCTACACTGAGATTTTCTACATCATGTGGGTAAAACTGAGCCTGGGCTCAGCAAGTCctccaggaggaggaacagTGTGTGGGAAGCAATATAAAATGGCCAAATACATGGCCCTTGTCCTCTTCTTATTTGCAGTCTCTTGGCTGCCTCTGGGCATCCTGAACTGTGTTTCATACTTCTGCCGTTCCTGCGCCATCCCGCAGCCGCTgatgtccctgagcatcctgCTGTCTCACGCCAACTCTGCCATGAACCCCATCGTCTACTCcttcaaaatacagaagttcAAAGAAACATACGCTTTCATTCTGAGGACTTACATCCTGCTCCAGAAGTCGGAGATGACTGTTTCTAGCGTGGAGCGCACAGCAGAGCAGCCGGGACCAAGCACCAGCTGA